From Candidatus Pedobacter colombiensis, one genomic window encodes:
- a CDS encoding RagB/SusD family nutrient uptake outer membrane protein, protein MKTFNKKICIILLFSITAISLITSCKKSFLDRKPQGEYTTGTYPYPKGSGPFDAELFAGYDLLKNYDASGSGFIAATGIRSDDADKGSTPTDGPTSAEMDNFTIIPSNGLVNDLWKGYYNVINKANIALDKIANDQDPGTPPQAKISAEAEAKFLRGYSYFMLVRLFGRIPLVDKIFADPTAQTNIPQSASAVIYGLIETDLQFAGANLPPNWDPTKFPGRATSGAANGILAKVYLTQQKWAMAMAAANLVIGSNQYDLTTSYTRIFGEDGENSKESVFELQALATLQEKRAYGSQFASIQGVRGTGIWNLGWGFNTPSTLLEAAYEPKDPRKDRTILYSGGTSVYGEAVPLGLPNPRYNQKVHSNPAVRNAILDNFSYWMNIRILRYADVLLMYAEAANEVGGPANTTAALAALNSVRERARRGTLPADNVLPNITTTDQPLLREAIRKERRIELAMEHDRFFDLVRWGIAGQVLQNAGKSFVTGKHELLPIPQAQIDISKGVLTQNFGY, encoded by the coding sequence AAGCTGTAAAAAAAGCTTTCTCGATCGTAAACCACAAGGTGAATATACAACCGGCACATACCCTTACCCAAAAGGTTCCGGACCATTTGATGCCGAATTATTTGCAGGCTATGATCTACTCAAGAACTATGATGCCTCAGGCAGTGGTTTTATTGCAGCTACTGGCATCAGAAGTGATGATGCTGATAAAGGGAGTACCCCAACAGACGGGCCTACCTCAGCTGAAATGGATAACTTTACCATTATTCCTTCTAACGGTCTTGTAAATGATTTATGGAAGGGCTATTACAACGTAATCAACAAAGCCAATATCGCTTTAGATAAAATAGCAAATGATCAGGATCCGGGAACTCCGCCACAAGCGAAAATCTCCGCAGAAGCAGAGGCTAAGTTTTTACGGGGATATTCCTATTTTATGTTGGTTCGCTTATTTGGCAGAATACCTTTAGTTGACAAAATATTTGCCGACCCGACCGCACAAACAAACATTCCCCAAAGTGCATCTGCAGTAATTTATGGACTAATTGAAACTGATCTTCAGTTTGCCGGTGCCAATTTACCTCCAAACTGGGATCCTACAAAGTTTCCAGGTAGAGCAACAAGTGGCGCTGCCAATGGTATATTAGCAAAAGTATACCTTACCCAACAGAAATGGGCTATGGCTATGGCCGCAGCAAATTTAGTTATCGGTTCTAACCAGTATGACCTGACGACCTCCTATACCAGGATTTTTGGTGAGGACGGTGAGAATAGTAAAGAATCTGTATTCGAGCTTCAGGCGCTTGCCACCCTTCAGGAGAAAAGAGCCTACGGAAGCCAGTTTGCAAGTATACAGGGTGTAAGGGGGACAGGCATCTGGAACCTGGGTTGGGGCTTTAATACCCCGTCGACACTGCTTGAAGCAGCTTATGAACCAAAAGACCCACGAAAAGACAGAACCATATTGTACTCCGGTGGTACTTCGGTATACGGTGAGGCTGTTCCGCTCGGATTACCAAACCCTCGTTATAACCAAAAAGTGCATAGCAATCCAGCTGTCAGAAACGCTATATTAGATAACTTTAGCTATTGGATGAACATCCGGATTCTGCGCTATGCAGATGTGCTATTGATGTATGCTGAAGCAGCTAATGAAGTAGGCGGGCCAGCCAATACTACTGCAGCCCTTGCAGCCTTAAATTCAGTTAGGGAAAGAGCCAGGAGAGGCACTCTTCCTGCTGATAATGTTTTACCTAATATAACAACAACTGATCAGCCCTTATTGCGCGAAGCCATCCGCAAGGAAAGAAGAATAGAACTGGCTATGGAGCATGACCGCTTTTTTGATCTGGTACGCTGGGGCATTGCCGGACAGGTACTACAAAATGCAGGCAAAAGCTTTGTAACCGGGAAACACGAATTATTACCTATTCCACAAGCTCAGATAGACATCAGTAAAGGTGTACTTACACAAAATTTTGGTTATTAA
- a CDS encoding LamG domain-containing protein, translating to MKFSKPYYIYCIPCLAMFAILFSACKKDGNPNNLPDADPGKYAGTIDGYKTSDEVAPDNLVAYWDFDGTKNEKISGTAPSTTAGDSFVDAGVRGKALNLTAGYLYYPVQLPKLKTDVFQNFTISTWVQILNNGSKKTMIFQLARPGIFNGSLNFILNTQSFPATNTDELKINPTFTAISGGMQDNVNTLRDAPGVPTYFPYLTPKIGADKWTHLLLTYESTTGMFNIWANGIKVGAFPSRGVGTNLFKSYEPSEIIIGGNYNVIPGKSVNTDVSFAPMTGRIDELKIWNISLTDAHIKAIYNLGLAKK from the coding sequence ATGAAGTTTTCAAAACCATATTATATCTATTGCATCCCTTGTCTGGCCATGTTTGCAATCCTGTTTTCCGCATGTAAAAAAGACGGAAACCCAAATAACCTACCTGATGCTGATCCGGGAAAATATGCCGGCACCATTGACGGGTACAAAACTTCTGATGAAGTTGCGCCTGATAATTTAGTTGCCTACTGGGATTTTGATGGCACAAAAAATGAAAAGATAAGTGGTACTGCACCATCCACAACTGCGGGTGACTCTTTTGTGGATGCAGGTGTTAGAGGCAAAGCCTTAAACTTAACTGCCGGATACCTGTATTATCCTGTTCAACTGCCAAAATTAAAAACAGATGTATTTCAAAATTTCACGATTAGCACATGGGTTCAAATTCTCAATAACGGATCCAAAAAAACCATGATCTTTCAACTGGCAAGACCCGGAATTTTTAATGGAAGCTTAAACTTTATTTTAAACACCCAAAGTTTTCCTGCAACAAACACGGATGAGTTAAAAATAAATCCAACTTTTACGGCTATAAGTGGCGGGATGCAGGACAATGTAAACACGCTACGTGATGCACCCGGTGTACCAACCTACTTTCCTTATCTGACACCAAAAATTGGCGCAGACAAATGGACACACCTACTTCTCACCTACGAAAGTACTACGGGGATGTTCAACATCTGGGCCAACGGTATAAAAGTGGGTGCATTTCCAAGCAGAGGTGTTGGTACCAACCTTTTCAAATCCTACGAACCAAGTGAAATCATTATAGGTGGAAACTACAATGTAATTCCAGGCAAGTCAGTAAATACAGATGTCAGTTTTGCCCCAATGACCGGAAGGATTGATGAGTTGAAAATCTGGAATATCTCACTAACCGATGCACACATTAAAGCCATTTATAATTTAGGACTGGCTAAAAAATAA
- a CDS encoding glucoamylase family protein produces MIHLKKSLYYTIALILLLHSSCKKSNTDTSGSTDTSLSFTVDGIYNGTLTYHTGVNPILRFTFTEPINPATITTGIKLSNSTGSLTTVTTLLSEGDKTLTVTSPNDLSSFENYSIEINEGIKSAKGGKLINPVKINLSTGLNNTDKFPRITDDELLTLIQKQTFKYFYDFGHPISGLARERSTSGNTVTIGGSGFGIMALVTGIHRNFITRAEGLARMQKIVDFLKNKAQRFHGVYPHWLDGNTGVVQPFSTKDNGGDLVETSFLIQGLITARQYFTGTDAAETTLRNDITTIYNSVEWDWHRKDNGDVLYWHWSPNYAWEMNLPLRGWNEGLITYIMAAASSTHSIPKTVYDSGWAKNDAIKNGSSYFGIPLPLGSANGGPLFFSHYSFLGINPLGLTDSYANYETQNRAHTLINYNYCKANPKNYAGYSENCWGLTASDTPTGYSASSPNNDLGVIAPTAALSSFPYTPTESMQALKFFYYKLGDKLFKDYGFVDAFSLQDKWFDTQTLAIDQGPIIVMIENHRSKLLWNLFMSAPEVKSGLLKLGFTSPNL; encoded by the coding sequence ATGATACATCTTAAAAAGTCATTATATTACACCATTGCCTTAATCCTCTTGCTGCATAGCAGCTGCAAAAAAAGCAATACCGATACTAGCGGTTCAACCGACACTTCGCTCTCTTTTACCGTAGATGGCATCTATAATGGCACTTTAACTTATCATACAGGTGTAAATCCCATCCTCAGGTTTACATTTACCGAGCCTATCAATCCAGCTACCATAACCACTGGTATTAAACTCAGTAATAGCACAGGATCCTTAACTACTGTAACAACCCTTTTATCAGAAGGAGATAAAACGCTAACCGTTACATCGCCCAACGATTTGTCTTCCTTTGAAAATTATAGCATAGAAATAAATGAAGGCATAAAATCTGCAAAGGGAGGCAAACTGATTAACCCAGTTAAGATTAATTTAAGTACAGGGCTTAACAATACCGATAAATTTCCACGTATTACTGATGATGAATTACTTACCTTAATTCAAAAACAAACCTTTAAATACTTCTACGACTTTGGACATCCAATCAGTGGATTGGCCCGTGAACGCAGCACTTCTGGTAATACCGTTACTATCGGAGGCTCAGGATTTGGTATTATGGCACTGGTTACAGGCATTCACCGCAACTTTATAACCCGTGCAGAGGGTCTCGCTCGTATGCAAAAAATAGTAGACTTTTTAAAAAACAAAGCACAGCGGTTTCATGGAGTATATCCTCATTGGCTAGATGGCAATACAGGCGTAGTACAGCCCTTTAGCACTAAAGACAACGGTGGCGACCTGGTAGAAACATCTTTTTTGATTCAGGGATTAATTACAGCAAGACAATACTTTACGGGTACAGATGCAGCCGAAACCACTTTAAGAAACGACATTACGACCATTTATAATAGTGTGGAATGGGATTGGCACCGTAAAGACAATGGTGATGTATTGTATTGGCACTGGAGCCCTAATTATGCATGGGAAATGAACCTTCCACTCCGGGGCTGGAATGAAGGCTTAATTACCTATATTATGGCCGCCGCCTCTTCTACACACAGCATTCCAAAAACAGTGTACGATAGTGGTTGGGCAAAAAATGATGCTATTAAAAATGGCAGTAGCTATTTTGGCATCCCACTTCCTTTGGGTTCTGCGAATGGAGGCCCATTATTCTTCTCACATTATTCCTTTTTGGGCATTAATCCTCTTGGATTAACGGATAGCTATGCCAATTACGAAACTCAAAATCGCGCTCATACCCTCATCAATTACAATTACTGTAAGGCCAATCCTAAAAATTATGCAGGTTATAGTGAGAATTGCTGGGGATTAACCGCCAGCGATACCCCTACCGGATATTCAGCAAGTTCTCCGAATAATGATCTTGGTGTAATTGCACCAACGGCAGCACTATCTTCATTCCCTTACACGCCTACAGAATCCATGCAAGCACTCAAATTCTTTTATTACAAATTGGGCGACAAACTGTTTAAAGATTACGGTTTTGTAGATGCATTCTCTTTACAAGATAAATGGTTTGACACCCAAACGCTGGCTATTGATCAGGGGCCGATCATTGTAATGATTGAAAACCACCGGAGTAAATTACTTTGGAACTTATTTATGAGTGCTCCTGAAGTGAAATCAGGATTATTGAAACTAGGATTTACCAGTCCCAATTTATAA
- a CDS encoding glucoamylase family protein gives MKRTSFYLYILMAFTLLASESSAQVKTTSNKNEGIKPEMKIQKNLTDEQLLDLVQKQTFRYFWDFGHPISGMARERSNIAYNYGNEVVTTGGTGFGVMAIIVAAERKFISREQAALRTQKIVDFLHKEADMYHGAFPHWLNGSTGKTIRFSLKDDGADIVETSFLFQGLLTAREYYIADNPVEKNIRSKISEMWNAIEWNWFTHNQDVLYWHWSPNHGWAMNHQIKGYNECLITYILAAGSQSYPIKSSAYYDGWTASKHFLNHKNYYNINLPLGMEFGGPLFFAHYSFTGLDPRGLKDQYADYWEQNKNHTLINRAYCIDNPKKYKGYNANSWGLTASDSWDGYSAHSPTNDLSVISPTAALSSFPYTPEYSMQALKHFYFDLGDQLWTEYGFADAFSEEKNWYAKSHLAIDQGPIIVMIENYRTGLLWNLFMKSTPAINGLMRLGFTSPALPELPTIKK, from the coding sequence ATGAAACGAACCTCATTTTACCTGTACATCTTAATGGCCTTTACCTTATTAGCAAGCGAATCCTCAGCTCAGGTAAAAACAACATCCAACAAAAACGAGGGCATAAAGCCTGAAATGAAAATCCAAAAAAACCTGACAGATGAACAGCTGTTAGATCTGGTACAAAAACAAACCTTCCGTTATTTTTGGGATTTCGGACACCCTATAAGCGGTATGGCCCGCGAAAGAAGCAACATAGCTTATAATTATGGCAATGAAGTGGTAACAACAGGGGGAACGGGTTTTGGAGTAATGGCGATCATCGTCGCCGCCGAACGAAAATTTATCTCTCGCGAACAGGCTGCATTAAGAACACAAAAAATAGTTGATTTTTTACATAAAGAAGCCGACATGTACCATGGCGCTTTTCCACACTGGTTAAATGGTAGCACAGGCAAAACTATTCGTTTTAGCTTAAAAGACGATGGAGCCGACATTGTCGAGACCTCTTTTCTTTTTCAAGGACTATTAACAGCCAGAGAATACTATATTGCAGATAATCCTGTAGAAAAAAACATCAGAAGCAAAATAAGCGAAATGTGGAATGCTATTGAATGGAATTGGTTTACGCACAATCAAGACGTATTGTACTGGCACTGGAGTCCAAACCATGGCTGGGCCATGAATCACCAGATTAAAGGTTATAATGAATGTCTGATCACTTATATCCTTGCGGCAGGTTCTCAAAGCTATCCCATAAAGTCAAGCGCTTATTATGATGGATGGACAGCGTCAAAACACTTTTTAAACCATAAAAATTACTATAATATTAACCTCCCTCTAGGTATGGAGTTTGGTGGACCATTATTCTTTGCTCATTATTCTTTTACCGGACTAGATCCAAGGGGGTTAAAAGACCAATATGCAGATTATTGGGAGCAGAATAAAAACCATACCTTAATTAACAGGGCTTATTGCATCGACAATCCTAAAAAATATAAAGGTTACAATGCCAATAGCTGGGGACTAACCGCTAGTGACAGTTGGGATGGCTATTCTGCACATTCACCCACAAATGACCTCAGTGTGATTAGCCCAACAGCTGCTTTATCATCCTTCCCTTATACCCCAGAGTATTCCATGCAGGCTTTAAAGCATTTTTATTTTGACCTTGGTGATCAGCTTTGGACAGAATATGGTTTTGCTGATGCATTTAGTGAAGAAAAGAACTGGTATGCAAAATCACATCTGGCTATTGATCAAGGACCGATTATTGTCATGATTGAAAATTACCGAACAGGTTTGTTATGGAATCTCTTTATGAAAAGTACCCCAGCAATAAATGGGCTAATGCGTTTAGGTTTTACTAGCCCTGCCCTACCAGAACTCCCAACTATAAAGAAATAA
- the bglX gene encoding beta-glucosidase BglX: MRIPYLYTLLLFCCPVILFAQKKVTPTPHPKMDTYISTLMSKMTLDEKIGQLNLLTGGEATTGSAISTDVESKIKKGQVGGIFSLTTPARIRKAQEIAVQQTRLKIPIIFGQDVIHGYKTTFPIPLALSCTWDMALIEKTARIAAIEATADGLNWTFSPMVDISRDPRWGRISEGSGEDTFLGSQIAKAMVKGYQGDDLSKYNTMMACVKHFALYGAAEAGRDYNTTDMSLDRMYNEYLPPYKAALDAGAGSIMTSFNDINGVPATANKWLMTDLLRKQWGFKGFVVTDYTAVNELMDHGLGDLQTVSALSLNAGVDMDMVGEGFLTTLKKSVQQGKVKPEKIDNACRLILEAKYKLGLFDDPFRYCNEERAKTEILTPEHLAFARKAATESFVLLKNNQQILPLKKTGTIALIGPLANTGANMPGTWSVNSDLANTQSLLQGMQAAAGTEVKILYSLGSNLVSDAQYQDRATMFGRNIPRDNRPEAEIIAEAVKLAQQADVVVTALGESSEMSGEASSRTSIEIPDVQKRLLQALLKTGKPVVLVLFTGRPLALKWENENIPAILNVWFGGTEAANAIPDVLFGAVNPSGKLTATFPQNVGQVPLYYAHKNTGRPLAEGKWFSKFRSNYLDVSNDPLYPFGYGLSYTTFAYSNLKLNKNSLKAGESITASIEVKNTGTVEGKEVVQLYIRDLVGSSTRPVKELKGFQKISLKPGESKTVSFKITEEDLKFFNTALKFIAEPGDFKIYIGGNSRDVMEERFALKQ; encoded by the coding sequence ATGAGAATACCCTACCTATATACCCTACTTCTTTTTTGCTGCCCGGTTATCCTATTTGCACAGAAAAAAGTAACCCCAACACCCCATCCAAAGATGGATACCTATATCAGTACCTTAATGTCAAAAATGACATTGGATGAAAAAATAGGACAGCTGAATTTACTTACCGGGGGCGAAGCTACCACCGGATCTGCTATAAGTACAGATGTAGAAAGCAAGATAAAAAAAGGACAGGTGGGCGGCATTTTTAGCTTAACTACTCCTGCCCGCATCCGTAAGGCACAGGAAATTGCAGTTCAGCAGACCAGGCTTAAAATACCGATTATATTTGGTCAGGATGTGATTCATGGTTATAAAACCACATTCCCTATCCCACTTGCACTTTCCTGCACCTGGGATATGGCTTTAATAGAAAAAACAGCCCGCATTGCTGCCATTGAAGCAACTGCCGATGGTTTGAACTGGACTTTTTCACCTATGGTAGATATTTCGAGAGACCCCCGTTGGGGCCGCATCTCTGAGGGCTCGGGAGAAGATACTTTTTTGGGTTCACAAATTGCAAAAGCAATGGTTAAAGGTTACCAGGGCGATGATCTTTCTAAATATAACACCATGATGGCTTGTGTAAAACATTTTGCTTTATATGGCGCAGCAGAGGCGGGAAGGGACTACAATACAACAGATATGAGTTTGGATCGCATGTACAATGAATATTTACCTCCTTACAAAGCTGCCCTTGATGCAGGCGCAGGCAGTATCATGACTTCATTTAATGACATCAATGGTGTTCCGGCAACGGCTAACAAATGGCTGATGACGGACCTATTGCGCAAACAGTGGGGGTTTAAAGGCTTTGTTGTTACTGATTATACAGCCGTAAACGAATTGATGGATCACGGTTTGGGTGACCTTCAAACTGTTTCGGCTTTGTCCTTAAATGCAGGTGTAGATATGGATATGGTTGGCGAAGGCTTTTTAACGACACTTAAAAAATCCGTACAACAGGGCAAAGTAAAACCGGAAAAAATTGACAATGCTTGTCGCCTCATTTTAGAAGCCAAATACAAGCTCGGCTTATTTGATGATCCTTTTCGCTATTGCAACGAGGAAAGAGCTAAAACGGAAATTCTGACACCGGAGCATCTTGCCTTTGCCCGGAAGGCTGCAACTGAATCTTTTGTGCTCTTAAAAAATAATCAACAAATTCTGCCTTTGAAAAAAACAGGTACTATTGCTTTAATAGGCCCATTGGCCAATACTGGTGCCAATATGCCTGGCACCTGGAGCGTAAACAGTGATCTGGCCAATACCCAATCGCTTTTACAGGGAATGCAAGCCGCGGCGGGCACTGAGGTTAAAATCTTGTATAGCTTAGGTTCTAATTTGGTTTCCGATGCTCAATATCAGGATAGAGCGACCATGTTTGGTCGTAATATCCCGCGTGATAATCGTCCGGAAGCTGAAATAATTGCTGAAGCGGTAAAACTAGCTCAGCAAGCCGATGTAGTAGTTACTGCATTAGGCGAAAGCTCGGAGATGAGTGGCGAAGCATCCAGCAGAACGAGTATAGAAATTCCTGATGTACAAAAACGTTTATTACAAGCTTTACTTAAAACAGGTAAACCAGTAGTACTGGTTTTGTTTACCGGCAGGCCATTGGCTTTGAAATGGGAAAACGAAAATATCCCGGCCATTTTAAATGTTTGGTTTGGCGGTACCGAAGCAGCGAATGCGATTCCTGACGTCTTGTTTGGCGCAGTAAACCCATCGGGTAAACTGACTGCAACCTTTCCTCAAAATGTAGGTCAGGTTCCCTTATATTATGCACACAAAAACACAGGCAGACCATTAGCAGAAGGCAAATGGTTTAGTAAATTCCGTTCCAATTACCTCGATGTGAGCAATGATCCGCTTTATCCTTTCGGTTATGGTTTGAGCTACACTACTTTTGCTTACAGCAATTTAAAACTAAACAAAAACAGTCTTAAAGCTGGAGAATCCATTACAGCTAGTATTGAGGTAAAAAATACAGGAACTGTCGAAGGTAAAGAAGTAGTGCAATTATACATTCGGGATCTTGTAGGTAGTTCTACTCGTCCGGTTAAAGAGCTGAAAGGCTTTCAAAAAATAAGTTTAAAGCCAGGAGAAAGTAAGACAGTGAGCTTTAAAATCACTGAAGAGGATTTAAAGTTTTTTAATACAGCTTTAAAATTTATAGCTGAGCCCGGAGATTTTAAAATCTATATTGGTGGCAACTCGAGAGATGTAATGGAAGAGCGATTTGCTTTGAAACAATAA
- a CDS encoding YebC/PmpR family DNA-binding transcriptional regulator yields MGRAFEFRKERKFKRWAKMAVQFTRIGKEIVMAVKDGGSTPETNSRLRTAIQNAKAVNMPKDRVDAAIKRASNKDENGYDEYVYEGYAMHGVAVLIETATDNTNRTVANVRSYFNKTGGTLGKTGSLDFIFNRKSIFRFLPGERDLEELEFELIDAGLEELYLEADEEGNDIAVVQTAFEDFGKMQKALEDLGVEMKSAKLERIALSHTPVTEEQAADVFKLIDKLEEDDDVQAVYHNMAD; encoded by the coding sequence ATGGGAAGAGCATTTGAATTTAGAAAAGAAAGAAAATTTAAACGTTGGGCCAAAATGGCCGTACAGTTTACCAGGATAGGTAAAGAGATTGTAATGGCTGTAAAGGACGGAGGTTCGACTCCTGAAACCAACTCACGCTTGCGTACGGCTATCCAGAATGCTAAGGCAGTAAATATGCCTAAGGATAGGGTAGATGCTGCGATTAAACGTGCTTCGAATAAAGATGAGAATGGATACGATGAGTATGTATATGAAGGTTATGCTATGCATGGTGTAGCTGTGCTTATTGAAACCGCTACAGACAATACCAATAGAACTGTTGCCAATGTACGTAGCTATTTCAATAAAACTGGTGGTACTTTAGGTAAAACAGGCTCATTAGATTTTATCTTTAACCGCAAATCTATTTTTAGATTTTTACCAGGAGAGAGAGATTTAGAAGAATTGGAGTTTGAATTGATTGACGCTGGTTTGGAAGAATTGTATCTGGAGGCAGATGAAGAAGGAAATGATATTGCTGTAGTGCAAACAGCATTTGAAGATTTCGGAAAAATGCAAAAAGCATTGGAAGATCTTGGTGTAGAAATGAAAAGTGCTAAACTGGAACGCATCGCTTTATCACATACTCCTGTAACTGAAGAACAGGCGGCTGATGTGTTTAAATTAATTGATAAACTGGAAGAGGACGATGACGTTCAGGCCGTTTATCACAATATGGCAGATTAA